GGCAGCATGTAATGGGAGGCTTTTCCCCCTCCGGTGCACATGTGTAGGCTCCTGTCCCAGCCTCATCATGAGTAGGCCTGCGCAGCCCGAGTCCCGGCCGGGAGCCCGGGTCCTGACCCCACAGATGCCCCCCAGGACCCACCGGCCCCTCTGCTTCTCCATCTCCTCCGACAGCAGCGGCCGCTTCAAGGCCCTGGAGACGCCCGAGTGGAAGAACAACCTCAAAGCGCAGGTGACGCCTTCGGTCGTGAGACCCCACTGACGGTCCCGCATGCCTGTCAGCCCGGGCCTGACGCGGAATGGCACCGGAGGCGCTGACGTTCCCTTATTGTGTTCCCTTGACACAATAATAAGTAGTAATAAGGGCTATTAATAATAGCCCCCACCCAAAACCTTCTGCTATGCTCTCTCTCATGTGGTCTCTTGAGGGGGAATAAtttatgataataaataataataataacaagcatGGCCATTGAAATAAATGTGACTGGGCATGTTAGAGTTCTAAAGTGTGTGATAGAGTGCTAAAGAGTGTGATAGAGTGCTAAAGTGTGTGTGACGTCCCTGCAGATGGAGCAGGCCCACAGCGCGGGGGCCGCCAGCAGCACGGGCTCCCTAGAACGCGCTTCCCTCTTCTGCGCCTCCGGTTCCACCGCGGCCCCCAGCTCCGGCCTCCCCAGCCCTGTGGAGCCTCTCGTCAAGAGCAGGTCCTCCAGCCGCTTCGCCCTCTTCTCCCCGCCTTGGAACAGCAGCACCGAGTCGGACTCCAACCCCCCGTCGCGCTCGGGCTCCAAGAAGCTGCGCAGCTACAGCTGCCGCGCCGGTTCCGGCGGGACGGGCGGCGCTGAGCCCAGGGCGGCGGACGGCGAGCACTTCCACTTCTCCGAGCCGGTCATCTCCAAGGTGACCGACTACATCTACGTGGGCAACCTGAACGCGGCGTACAGCGGGCGCACGCTGTGCAGGAACAGCATCGACAGCATCATCGACATGAGCAGCCTGCCGGGGGAGGCGGGGCCCTGCCTCATCCCCTGCACCTGCACGCGGGGGGCTCGGCACAGCTGGTCCCGCCTC
The Paramormyrops kingsleyae isolate MSU_618 chromosome 13, PKINGS_0.4, whole genome shotgun sequence DNA segment above includes these coding regions:
- the LOC111859423 gene encoding uncharacterized protein isoform X1: MESIEKWNKDVFVLKLPDKKLNSKKNGMIAKYVHNPSKINNSLQPSITRSEYVTGSCPSLIMSRPAQPESRPGARVLTPQMPPRTHRPLCFSISSDSSGRFKALETPEWKNNLKAQMEQAHSAGAASSTGSLERASLFCASGSTAAPSSGLPSPVEPLVKSRSSSRFALFSPPWNSSTESDSNPPSRSGSKKLRSYSCRAGSGGTGGAEPRAADGEHFHFSEPVISKVTDYIYVGNLNAAYSGRTLCRNSIDSIIDMSSLPGEAGPCLIPCTCTRGARHSWSRLKVDMGDLSDAVVEGPALRQRCFEDINECIDASTEKRKRVLVHCRDGYSLAPACIIQYLMVRQNMRLIAAYELLRARYPVNIRECHQNVLVSLERALRPGGDVDPECFKQAISRKVAWT
- the LOC111859423 gene encoding uncharacterized protein isoform X2, with translation MSRPAQPESRPGARVLTPQMPPRTHRPLCFSISSDSSGRFKALETPEWKNNLKAQMEQAHSAGAASSTGSLERASLFCASGSTAAPSSGLPSPVEPLVKSRSSSRFALFSPPWNSSTESDSNPPSRSGSKKLRSYSCRAGSGGTGGAEPRAADGEHFHFSEPVISKVTDYIYVGNLNAAYSGRTLCRNSIDSIIDMSSLPGEAGPCLIPCTCTRGARHSWSRLKVDMGDLSDAVVEGPALRQRCFEDINECIDASTEKRKRVLVHCRDGYSLAPACIIQYLMVRQNMRLIAAYELLRARYPVNIRECHQNVLVSLERALRPGGDVDPECFKQAISRKVAWT